The proteins below come from a single Streptomyces sp. M92 genomic window:
- a CDS encoding SRPBCC family protein, whose product MAGHTDNEISIAAPMELVWDMTNDIDNWPRLFSEYASVDVLERDGDRVTFRLTMHPDKDGKVWSWVSERVADPTTRTVRAHRVETGPFQYMNIVWEYAETADGTRMRWIQDFAMKPDAPVDDAWMTDNINRNSRTQMALIRDRIEQAAGERRTAAVLAD is encoded by the coding sequence ATGGCAGGCCACACCGACAACGAGATCTCCATCGCCGCGCCGATGGAGCTGGTCTGGGACATGACCAACGACATCGACAACTGGCCGCGGCTGTTCAGCGAGTACGCCTCCGTGGACGTGCTGGAGCGCGACGGCGACCGGGTGACGTTCCGGCTCACCATGCACCCGGACAAGGACGGCAAGGTGTGGAGCTGGGTCTCCGAGCGGGTCGCGGACCCGACGACCCGCACCGTGCGCGCCCATCGGGTCGAGACCGGTCCCTTCCAGTACATGAACATCGTCTGGGAGTACGCGGAGACCGCGGACGGCACGCGGATGCGCTGGATCCAGGACTTCGCCATGAAGCCCGACGCGCCGGTGGACGACGCCTGGATGACGGACAACATCAACCGCAACTCGCGGACGCAGATGGCGCTGATCCGGGACCGGATCGAGCAGGCCGCGGGCGAGCGGCGCACCGCCGCGGTACTCGCCGACTGA
- a CDS encoding acyl carrier protein: MTDQLAYQVTVEELSALMKRTAGVHVDPVTLRQQADDGFDTFGLDSLGLLGIVAELEKRYGLGLPEQAERCKTPADFLALVNGALKTGV, from the coding sequence ATGACCGACCAACTGGCCTACCAGGTGACCGTCGAGGAGCTGTCGGCGCTGATGAAGCGCACCGCCGGCGTGCACGTCGATCCGGTGACCCTCCGGCAGCAGGCCGACGACGGCTTCGACACCTTCGGCCTGGACTCCCTCGGCCTGCTGGGCATCGTGGCCGAGCTGGAGAAGCGGTACGGGCTGGGCCTGCCGGAGCAGGCCGAGCGCTGCAAGACGCCCGCGGATTTCCTCGCGCTGGTCAACGGCGCCCTGAAGACGGGAGTGTGA
- a CDS encoding ketosynthase chain-length factor — translation MSGPQRTGQRRTQDGNRRAVVTGLGVVSPHGIGAEAHWKAVADGASVLGPVTREGCEHLPLKVAGEVRGFDAAETVEGRYLVQTDRFTHFALTATDLALEDARFGRADVESPFSVGVVTAAGSGGGEFGQRELQNLWGQGSRYVGPYQSIAWFYAASTGQISIRNDFKGPCGVVAADEAGGLDALAHAALAVRGGTDTVVCGATEAPLAPYSIVCQLGYPELSAAAEPDRAYRPFTEAACGFAPAEGGAVLLVEEERAALERGADVRATIAGHAATFTGPSRWAESREGLARAIQGALAEAGCRPEEVDVVFADALGVPEADRAEALALADALGPHARRVPVTAPKTGTGRAYCAAPVLDVATAVLAMEHALIPPTPHVSGVCHDLDLVTGRARPAEPRTALVLGRGLMGSNAALVLRRGGTPPA, via the coding sequence ATGAGCGGACCACAGCGGACCGGGCAACGCCGTACGCAGGACGGAAACAGGCGTGCCGTCGTCACCGGCCTCGGCGTGGTGTCGCCGCACGGCATCGGTGCCGAGGCGCACTGGAAGGCCGTCGCCGACGGCGCCAGCGTCCTCGGGCCCGTCACCCGCGAGGGGTGCGAGCACCTGCCGTTGAAGGTGGCGGGCGAGGTGCGCGGCTTCGACGCGGCGGAGACGGTCGAGGGGCGGTACCTCGTCCAGACCGACCGGTTCACGCACTTCGCGCTGACCGCCACCGACCTGGCGCTGGAGGACGCCCGGTTCGGGCGGGCCGACGTCGAGTCGCCGTTCTCGGTCGGGGTGGTCACCGCGGCCGGTTCGGGCGGTGGCGAGTTCGGGCAGCGGGAGCTGCAGAACCTGTGGGGGCAGGGCTCGCGGTACGTCGGCCCGTACCAGTCGATCGCCTGGTTCTACGCGGCCAGCACCGGCCAGATCTCCATCCGCAACGACTTCAAGGGCCCGTGCGGGGTCGTCGCCGCCGACGAGGCGGGCGGCCTGGACGCCCTGGCCCACGCGGCACTGGCCGTGCGGGGCGGCACCGACACGGTGGTGTGCGGCGCGACGGAGGCTCCGCTCGCCCCGTACTCGATCGTCTGCCAGCTGGGCTATCCCGAGCTGAGCGCGGCCGCCGAGCCCGACCGTGCCTACCGCCCGTTCACCGAGGCGGCCTGCGGGTTCGCGCCGGCCGAGGGCGGTGCCGTGCTCCTGGTCGAGGAGGAGCGGGCGGCGCTGGAGCGCGGGGCGGACGTCCGGGCGACGATCGCCGGGCACGCGGCGACCTTCACCGGGCCGTCCCGGTGGGCCGAGTCCCGGGAGGGGCTGGCGCGCGCGATCCAGGGCGCGCTGGCCGAGGCCGGGTGCCGGCCCGAGGAGGTGGACGTGGTGTTCGCCGACGCCCTCGGGGTGCCGGAGGCGGACCGGGCCGAGGCTCTGGCGCTCGCCGACGCGCTCGGCCCGCACGCGCGACGAGTGCCGGTCACCGCGCCCAAGACCGGTACCGGACGTGCGTACTGCGCGGCCCCGGTGCTGGACGTGGCGACGGCGGTGCTCGCGATGGAGCACGCACTGATCCCGCCGACCCCGCACGTGTCCGGCGTCTGCCACGACCTGGACCTGGTCACCGGCCGGGCCCGGCCCGCCGAACCGCGTACGGCACTCGTCCTGGGCCGCGGGCTCATGGGCTCGAACGCGGCGCTCGTCCTGCGGCGGGGCGGCACCCCGCCCGCATGA
- a CDS encoding beta-ketoacyl-[acyl-carrier-protein] synthase family protein translates to MSRRRVAVTGIGVVAPGGIGVPQFWGLLSDGRTATRRISLFDPAGLRSQIAAECDFEPLEHGLDLATVQRGDRYVQFALVAAAEAVGDAGLDMAREDPWRTGATLGTAVGGTTRLEHDYVLVSESGSRWDVDGRRAEPHLERAFTPATLSSAVAEEFGVRGPVQTVSTGCTSGLDAVGYAYHAVAEGRVDVCLAGAADSPISPITMACFDAIKATSPSNDDPAHASRPFDADRNGFVMGEGAAVLVLEDLEHARARGAHVYCEISGYATFGNAYHMTGLTKEGLEMARAIDTALDMAGLDGSAIDYVNAHGSGTQQNDRHETAAVKRSLGEHAYATPMSSIKSMVGHSLGAIGSIELAACVLAMHHQVVPPTANYTTPDPECDLDYVPREARERTLRHVLSVGSGFGGFQSAVVLSGCEGGLR, encoded by the coding sequence ATGAGCCGGCGTCGGGTCGCCGTCACGGGCATAGGCGTCGTCGCCCCGGGCGGGATCGGCGTGCCCCAGTTCTGGGGGCTGCTGTCCGACGGCCGTACGGCGACGCGCCGCATCTCCCTGTTCGACCCGGCCGGGCTGCGTTCGCAGATCGCCGCCGAGTGCGACTTCGAGCCGCTGGAGCACGGGCTGGACCTGGCCACGGTCCAGCGCGGCGACCGGTACGTGCAGTTCGCGCTGGTCGCCGCCGCCGAGGCGGTGGGCGACGCGGGCCTCGACATGGCGCGGGAGGACCCCTGGCGGACCGGTGCCACGCTGGGCACGGCGGTCGGCGGCACGACCCGGCTGGAACACGACTACGTGCTGGTCAGCGAGAGCGGCTCGCGCTGGGACGTGGACGGCCGGCGGGCCGAGCCGCACCTGGAACGGGCCTTCACCCCGGCCACCCTCTCCTCCGCGGTCGCCGAGGAGTTCGGCGTGCGCGGGCCGGTGCAGACCGTGTCCACCGGGTGCACCTCCGGCCTGGACGCGGTGGGGTACGCCTACCACGCCGTCGCCGAGGGCCGCGTCGACGTGTGCCTGGCGGGTGCGGCGGACTCGCCGATATCGCCGATCACGATGGCCTGCTTCGACGCCATCAAGGCGACCTCGCCCAGCAACGACGATCCCGCGCACGCCTCCCGGCCCTTCGACGCCGACCGCAACGGCTTCGTGATGGGCGAGGGCGCCGCGGTGCTCGTACTGGAGGACCTGGAGCACGCACGGGCCCGCGGTGCGCACGTGTACTGCGAGATCTCCGGCTACGCCACCTTCGGCAACGCCTACCACATGACCGGGCTCACCAAGGAGGGCCTGGAGATGGCACGGGCCATCGACACGGCGCTGGACATGGCCGGGCTGGACGGCTCCGCCATCGACTACGTCAACGCGCACGGCTCCGGTACCCAGCAGAACGACCGGCACGAGACCGCGGCCGTCAAACGCTCGCTGGGCGAGCACGCCTACGCGACGCCGATGAGCTCGATCAAGTCCATGGTGGGCCACTCGCTCGGCGCGATCGGCTCCATAGAGCTGGCCGCGTGCGTGCTCGCGATGCACCACCAGGTGGTGCCGCCCACGGCCAACTACACGACCCCCGACCCCGAGTGCGACCTGGACTACGTGCCGCGCGAGGCACGCGAGCGGACGCTGCGGCACGTGCTGTCGGTGGGCAGCGGCTTCGGCGGCTTCCAGTCCGCGGTCGTGCTGAGCGGCTGCGAAGGAGGGCTGCGATGA
- a CDS encoding cupin domain-containing protein, giving the protein MTDQQVRIVSLGDIAPNRRRGGDLRALLTPTTAGSTSGFMGVAIVQPGERIAEHYHPYSEEFVYVTDGALEVDLDGVPHALGTGQGLLIPQDMRHRFRNTGDTEARLVFHLGPLAPRPEIGHVDTEDAAGNPLPLPEHAAHTGRAGHERPAAAAEAVS; this is encoded by the coding sequence ATGACAGACCAGCAGGTACGCATCGTCTCCCTCGGCGACATCGCGCCGAACCGCCGCCGCGGCGGAGACCTCCGCGCCCTCCTCACGCCCACCACCGCCGGGTCCACCAGCGGCTTCATGGGCGTGGCCATCGTGCAGCCGGGCGAGCGCATCGCCGAGCACTACCACCCGTACTCCGAGGAGTTCGTGTACGTCACGGACGGCGCGCTGGAGGTGGACCTGGACGGTGTGCCGCACGCCCTCGGCACCGGGCAGGGTCTGCTGATCCCGCAGGACATGCGCCACCGCTTCCGCAACACGGGGGACACCGAGGCCCGGCTCGTCTTCCACCTGGGGCCGCTGGCCCCGCGGCCGGAGATCGGGCACGTGGACACCGAGGACGCGGCGGGCAACCCGCTGCCGCTCCCGGAACACGCCGCCCACACGGGCCGCGCCGGGCACGAGCGCCCCGCCGCCGCGGCCGAGGCGGTGTCATGA